In the Elizabethkingia bruuniana genome, AATAAAAAATACATTTCCGGAGAAATCGATTTACAGGATGGCAGGATTTTATATATCAACCGGGCAATAGGGCATTCCCGCCAGGTTCGTTTTATGGTACGTCCGGAAATAACAATTTTCACACTTACTCAGACTTAAACTAAAATATTATGGAAAATCGAAATATCATAATGATTGGAAAATCTGTCTTTGGACTTTCATTTTTGCTAGGAAATATCTGTCTTTTCGGATATCTGTTTACAAAAGATTATCTGTTTGCTTCAAGCGGATATTTACTCTTAATTTATGCTTCAATACTGAATTTATTAATAGTTCTTAGCTTACTTATTTATGGGCTTTTTAATGAGACAAAACGCAAAGCCTGCTTAAAATCAATTCTTATTCTTTCAATCAATATTCCTATTGCTGCTTTTTATGCATTAATAGGTATCAATCTTATGTAATCAAAACTATAGATTATGAAAAAAATACGTGTTCAATTTTTACTGTTCGTGTACCACCATACCCAAAAGCTCTACAGAAAATATTTTAAAAAGAAAAAAAGACAGTGGCAGTTTACAGAAGAGCAATTATTGCTCTTTGAAAAAGATTCTCTGGGGCGAAAACTGGGAGAATTTTATAAACAGCACGGATTCACGATGATTCCTAAAATGGAAAATCACGATGTACACCATCTTATTACTGGTTGCGGAACCAACTTCGAAGACGAAATTGCCATGCAGTATCTTCTTTTAGGCAATGGAAAACTCAATGCGCATCTTCTTGCTGCAATATTTCTGGGAACACTTTTCCTGCCGGAATATTTAAAGATGTATCTCCGTGCATATCAAAAAGGAAAAAGGATGAAAGCTTTTTTTCATTGGGACTTCGAGAGCCTCTTATGGCAGAACTTTGAACATTTAAAGGACTTTATCTACCAAAAACAAACACCCGTATTTTATTAAACCACCTGATTATGAAAACACATCATCTTATATTACTTACTACTTTTCTTTTTGTCACTTTATTTTATAATGAAAATATGGGGCTTAACCTGGGTATTCTGGGAATTGTTTACGCAGTGCTTACACTTATCAATACTCCGCAACGCAACAAAACCCGTTTATTTTTTATACTGTTTAGTACAACGATACTCTCATCGGCTGCATTTGTATGGTACGGCGATTTTCCGTCCTTTCTGGCATTGATAAGTTCGTTGATTCTTCTCTCATTTCGGAGTAAAAGCAGAAAACTGAAAACTCTTTTTATATTACCGATCGTTGTTACCAACTGTTTTACATTTTTGTGTCGTTTTTTCAACTTTGATAAATGGCTTCCTGAAAGGAATTCATCTGGAACATGGCAAAAGTTATTAGCTATTATTCTAATCCCTGCATTTTTTGTTTTTATTTTCTTTGTGGTGTATACCTATGGAAGCGATCAGTTTGCAAATCTTTTTACTAATATCAGTTGGGATATCAATTTCTGGCAATTATTCTGTCTGAGTGTATTAGGGTTCTTTCTGGCCTTTAATTACTGGAATTTCGTAGTAGAAAGACTGATTTACAAGCAACATTCTGTTCTGGATAATGATTTTAATGATGTGAAAAAGATTTTGAAACCTACCTATTCAGACCTGGGTCTGGATGCTGAGCGAATTAGTGGAGTCGTGACATTTCTTTTACTCAATATCCTGCTTGTTTTCTTTATTGCGAGTTATAATTACGAGCAGTTTTATGAGACTCCTAAAACACCAGTACAGCTTTCCGAAGAAACCCATGAAAGAGTAGGAGCTGTAATTCTCTCCATTATCATGGTGATACTTGTGATTATGTTTTATTTTAAATCAGCTTTCAATTTTGATCCAAAAGCCAAATTAATGCAGCTGTTGGCAAAAGTTTGGATTGTCCTGAACACTGTTTTATTGTTTTCGGCTATGATGAAGAATACCGAATATATTGTCAATTACGGACTCACTTATAAACGTCTTGGAGTTTATGCCTTTCTTATACTGGCTACGATAGGTTTGGTAGTAACATTCGTTAAGATACACAAGAAGAAAACCAATGCATTCCTTTTCAATACAATGTTCTGGTTTTTCTATGCTATGGTTTTAGTGATCAGCTTTGTTAACTGGGGCGGTATTGTTACCCGCGAAAATATAAAACGTAAAGACTTTTCTGCTGAATATCACCAGGATTCTGTTAACTTTAATGATTGTTATTTATTAAAATATGCTGAGGACTCTCATAATAACTTACTGAGGTCTCACGTTTTAGATAAAGTAAATAAAGAACAAAAGAAAACCTTCCTTTCCAAGTTACTTTATTACGAAACCATTAATACCAAATAATATGAAAAAGATAGTCGTTTCTTTCTTGCCTCTTATATTAATAATGGCGGCTTGTTCGAAGAGTCCTAATAAAATAACGATTCAGAAAAAAGATTCTTCTGCTGTGAGTATAAGTAAAATCGATACTATAAAACAGAATCATAATCAGGATCGACAGGTGACCGGAAATACCATTATCCGTGAAGTAGATGCGCAAACATTTCCTGTATCATTTGAAGACGAGTTCACCAACGAAGATCAGAAACTGGTCATTCATTTGAAAAATGCGGGAAATATGAAGATTACCGGGAAGATAACTTCCGAATCCGGAAATCAGAATATCCGGTTCAATAATGTTGAACTCAATAATCAAAGTATTGACGGACCTTTCGGGCAAGATATTGAATATAATCTAAACCAAAAAGGAGACTACAGTCTGGTCATAGGAAAAAGTATTATGGCTGATGGCAGTCAGAAAGGGAAATTCAGCGTACAGCTAAAATAAAATACAAAAATGACCAGGGAAACCTGGTCATTTTTTATGCTTTATATCCCTTTAAAACTTGAATTAATAAAGACTTTTGTCTCTTTTGTGGTTAAAAAAAACTGGGTTTATAGCTTTGTTTTCGAATCCATAACAATAGTTACAGGCCCATCGTTGGCCAAAGAAACCTTCATGTCGGCACCAAAGATTCCACTCTCCGTTTTTAATCCGCTTTTGGCTACTTCTTCTTTAAAATATTCAAATAAAGGAATTGCTTTATCAGGTTTTGCGGCCTTGATAAAAGAAGGGCGATTTCCCTTTTTGTAATCAGCAATAAGAGTGAATTGACTAATGCACAACAGTTCTCCTTTTATGTCCAGAATAGAAAGGTTCAGTTTACCCTCTTCATCTCCGAAAACACGTAGATTTAGTATCTTTTGTACCAGCCAGTCTGCATCTTGTTTCTCATCATTTTCATCAATTCCGATTAAAAGCATAAAACCTTTTCCGATTTTGCCAACAGATTGGTTTTCTACCACAACTTCAGACTCAGAAACTCTTTGAATAACTACTTTCATGGCATAAATATAGAAAATATTAGTGTTTTTTCAGGTTTCGTTGTGAGGAGTTTAATTTTTTAAGAAAAAAAATTAAATGAACGTTTTTAATTAACTGATAATTAGTGTTTTGTAATTAAATGCTATATATTTCTTTTTATTGAAAATAAATTATATATTTGCTAAAATTAATCAAGACATTAGTATCCGGCAAAGGTCGGATATTTTATTTATACTAACCTAAAATATTGTATTATGAGTTATGTAACCAAAGAAGGTTTAGAAAAAATGAAGGCCGAACTAGAGCAGTTGGAAACCATTGAAAGACCTAAAATTACACAACAGATTGCAGAAGCTCGCGATAAAGGTGATTTATCTGAAAACGCAGAATACGATGCGGCTAAAGAAGCTCAAGGAATGCTGGAAATGAGAATTTCTAAGTTAAAAGATACTATTGCTACTTCAAAGGTAATTGACGAAAGTCAGTTAGATACTTCTAAAGTATCCATCCTGTGTACTGTAAAGCTTAAAAATAACGGAACTAATCAAACACAAACGTTTACTTTGGTACCGGATAATGAGAGTGATCTTAAGTCTGGTAGAATTTCTGTAAACACGCCTATTGCTAAAGGATTATTAGGTAAAGTTGTTGGTGAAACAGCAGAAATTACTTTACCAAACGGAAACAAATTGTCGTTTGAAGTATTAGATATTAGCTTAAACTAAAAGACAGAGATTATGAGCAGCATTTTCACCAAAATTGTAAACGGAGAAATCCCTGCATACAAGATAATGGAGGATGAAAAGCATTTGGCTTTTCTGGATGTAATGCCTTTAGTAGAAGGACATACATTAGTAATTCCTAAAAAAGAAGTTGATCTTATTTTTGATCTGGATTCAGAAGAATTTAAAGAGCTTTTTAGTTTTGCACAAAAGGTAGCCAAAAAAGTTAGAGCTGCAATTCCTTGTAAGAGAGTAGGAGTGGCTGTTATAGGATTGGAAGTACCACATGCTCATATCCATTTAGTACCGCTTCAGCATTTACATGATATCGATTTCTCCAGGGAGCGATTGAAATTATCACCTGAAGAATATCAAAAAATTCAAGAAAAAATTGCAAATGCTTAGATTTTTCTAAGCATTTTTGCATCATAAAATCAAAATAAATTTAGATGAATCCTAACCAATGTTCTTTTTGTGGAAGAAAAAGAGAGGAAGTTGAAATATTAGTGTCAGGTAATAGTGGTTATATCTGTAATAACTGTATAGAGCAAGCTCATGCAATGATTGCAGGTTCTGGAAAAAACTCACTTAGCCCTACAGATTATGATATAGATGATCTGAAAAAACCAAGAGAAA is a window encoding:
- a CDS encoding HIT family protein, encoding MSSIFTKIVNGEIPAYKIMEDEKHLAFLDVMPLVEGHTLVIPKKEVDLIFDLDSEEFKELFSFAQKVAKKVRAAIPCKRVGVAVIGLEVPHAHIHLVPLQHLHDIDFSRERLKLSPEEYQKIQEKIANA
- the greA gene encoding transcription elongation factor GreA — protein: MSYVTKEGLEKMKAELEQLETIERPKITQQIAEARDKGDLSENAEYDAAKEAQGMLEMRISKLKDTIATSKVIDESQLDTSKVSILCTVKLKNNGTNQTQTFTLVPDNESDLKSGRISVNTPIAKGLLGKVVGETAEITLPNGNKLSFEVLDISLN
- a CDS encoding DUF4173 domain-containing protein gives rise to the protein MKTHHLILLTTFLFVTLFYNENMGLNLGILGIVYAVLTLINTPQRNKTRLFFILFSTTILSSAAFVWYGDFPSFLALISSLILLSFRSKSRKLKTLFILPIVVTNCFTFLCRFFNFDKWLPERNSSGTWQKLLAIILIPAFFVFIFFVVYTYGSDQFANLFTNISWDINFWQLFCLSVLGFFLAFNYWNFVVERLIYKQHSVLDNDFNDVKKILKPTYSDLGLDAERISGVVTFLLLNILLVFFIASYNYEQFYETPKTPVQLSEETHERVGAVILSIIMVILVIMFYFKSAFNFDPKAKLMQLLAKVWIVLNTVLLFSAMMKNTEYIVNYGLTYKRLGVYAFLILATIGLVVTFVKIHKKKTNAFLFNTMFWFFYAMVLVISFVNWGGIVTRENIKRKDFSAEYHQDSVNFNDCYLLKYAEDSHNNLLRSHVLDKVNKEQKKTFLSKLLYYETINTK
- the dtd gene encoding D-aminoacyl-tRNA deacylase — translated: MKVVIQRVSESEVVVENQSVGKIGKGFMLLIGIDENDEKQDADWLVQKILNLRVFGDEEGKLNLSILDIKGELLCISQFTLIADYKKGNRPSFIKAAKPDKAIPLFEYFKEEVAKSGLKTESGIFGADMKVSLANDGPVTIVMDSKTKL
- a CDS encoding Coq4 family protein encodes the protein MKKIRVQFLLFVYHHTQKLYRKYFKKKKRQWQFTEEQLLLFEKDSLGRKLGEFYKQHGFTMIPKMENHDVHHLITGCGTNFEDEIAMQYLLLGNGKLNAHLLAAIFLGTLFLPEYLKMYLRAYQKGKRMKAFFHWDFESLLWQNFEHLKDFIYQKQTPVFY